In Zingiber officinale cultivar Zhangliang chromosome 1A, Zo_v1.1, whole genome shotgun sequence, a genomic segment contains:
- the LOC122002431 gene encoding protein MONOCULM 1-like, producing MLSSLKSSASSSSHEEQDHHHRHHPAARQLLISCADLVGRGDLPAAQRAVGLLLGTASPFGDAADRLAHQFALALSIRADGRLRRSSAPEAVQSAYLAFNQITPFLRFAHLTANQAILEAVEGSPCVHILDFDTSHGLQWPPLLQAIAERADHENPPPAIRITGTGTCLDVLRLTGRRLQTFADSLNLRFEFHPLLLPPDSAVPADLNLNSHLRPGETLAVNCVLFLHKLLKDEDDDRGELRAFMAAVRGANPAVVAVAEREASHGSPVFLQRFAEAMDYYAAVFEALEATLPPTSRERVAVEQVWLGQEINGVVVGTVRHEAFARWEAAMRAAGFRNRPLSPFALSQARLLLRLHYPSEGYQLQAARDAAFLGWQNKALFSVSSWH from the coding sequence ATGCTCAGTTCGCTCAAGTCCTCGGCGTCCTCGTCCTCCCACGAAGAGCAGGACCACCACCACCGTCACCACCCTGCCGCGAGGCAGCTTCTGATCAGCTGCGCGGACCTCGTCGGCCGCGGGGATCTCCCCGCAGCGCAGCGCGCCGTGGGGTTGCTACTCGGGACGGCGTCCCCGTTTGGGGATGCTGCTGACCGGCTGGCGCACCAGTTCGCGCTCGCGCTGTCGATACGGGCCGACGGCCGGCTGCGCCGGTCTTCGGCGCCGGAGGCGGTCCAGTCGGCCTACCTCGCCTTCAACCAGATCACGCCGTTTTTGCGCTTCGCGCACCTGACGGCGAACCAGGCGATTCTTGAGGCCGTCGAGGGTAGCCCCTGCGTCCACATCCTCGACTTTGATACCTCCCACGGCCTCCAGTGGCCGCCGCTGCTGCAGGCGATCGCCGAGCGCGCGGACCACGAGAACCCCCCTCCGGCCATCCGCATCACCGGCACCGGAACCTGCCTCGACGTCCTCCGCCTCACCGGCCGCCGCCTCCAGACCTTCGCCGACTCCCTCAACCTCCGGTTCGAGTTCCATCCCTTGCTTCTCCCGCCGGACTCCGCCGTCCCCGCCGATCTCAACCTCAACTCTCACCTTCGCCCGGGGGAAACCCTCGCCGTCAACTGCGTGCTCTTCCTTCACAAGTTGCTCAAGGACGAGGACGACGACCGCGGCGAGCTGCGCGCGTTCATGGCGGCGGTGCGGGGGGCGAACCCAGCAGTGGTGGCGGTGGCGGAGCGGGAGGCGAGCCACGGCTCCCCCGTCTTCCTGCAGCGCTTCGCGGAGGCGATGGACTACTACGCGGCGGTGTTCGAGGCGCTGGAAGCGACTCTGCCGCCGACTAGCAGGGAGCGGGTGGCGGTGGAGCAGGTGTGGCTTGGCCAGGAAATCAACGGGGTCGTCGTGGGCACGGTGCGGCACGAGGCGTTCGCTCGGTGGGAGGCGGCGATGCGCGCCGCCGGATTCCGCAACCGCCCTCTCAGCCCTTTCGCTCTTTCGCAGGCGCGCCTCCTCCTCCGGCTACACTACCCGTCGGAAGGATACCAGCTCCAAGCTGCGCGCGACGCCGCCTTCTTGGGCTGGCAGAACAAGGCGCTCTTCTCCGTCTCCTCATGGCATTAG